A DNA window from Streptomyces asoensis contains the following coding sequences:
- a CDS encoding ABC transporter substrate-binding protein → MNRTHHRHRTPATVLAAALAALLVTATGCSSKADGGSGSQGADGVRTGPGVTAKTIRLGALTDLTGPYATLGKSIVQAQQMWADETNAAGGICGRKVEIVVKDHGYDVQKAVTAYADLAPDVVALPQVIGSPVVAALLDDIEKDHLLTFPQAWAASLLGKDSVQVIGTTYDVDMLAAVDFLTRTQGLRKGDSVGHVYFEGDYGANALQGSTWAAGKAGLKIVPQKIKATDTDLSAQVSALSKAGVKAVLISAGPAQTASLVGVAASRGLKVPVVSSAPGFAPQLMKTPAAPALAAMLHLVSAAPAVSSDLPGVRKMVAAYGKKYPASPVDSGVLSGYNAAQLLGADLKKACAAGGLTREDVVEAHRAQKNADTGLGSPQDFSDVSRPAALETYVLKPDAKAVGALVDVEAAHRAPGVTDYLASRS, encoded by the coding sequence GTGAACCGCACGCACCACAGGCACCGCACCCCCGCCACCGTCCTCGCCGCCGCGCTCGCGGCCCTGCTCGTCACGGCCACCGGATGCAGCTCCAAGGCGGACGGCGGCAGCGGCTCCCAGGGCGCCGACGGCGTCCGGACGGGCCCGGGGGTCACCGCGAAGACCATCAGACTCGGCGCCCTCACCGACCTGACCGGCCCCTACGCCACCCTCGGCAAGTCCATCGTGCAGGCCCAGCAGATGTGGGCCGACGAGACCAACGCCGCCGGCGGCATCTGCGGCCGCAAGGTCGAGATCGTCGTCAAGGACCACGGCTACGACGTGCAGAAGGCCGTCACCGCCTACGCCGACCTCGCCCCGGATGTGGTCGCGCTGCCGCAGGTCATCGGGTCCCCGGTGGTCGCGGCCCTCCTCGACGACATCGAGAAGGACCACCTCCTCACCTTCCCGCAGGCCTGGGCGGCCTCGCTGCTCGGCAAGGACTCCGTCCAGGTCATCGGCACCACCTACGACGTCGACATGCTCGCGGCCGTGGACTTCCTCACCCGCACCCAGGGCCTGCGCAAGGGCGACTCCGTCGGGCACGTGTACTTCGAGGGCGACTACGGCGCCAACGCCCTCCAGGGGTCGACCTGGGCGGCCGGCAAGGCCGGGCTGAAGATCGTCCCGCAGAAGATCAAGGCGACGGACACGGATCTGTCCGCGCAGGTGTCGGCGCTGTCCAAGGCCGGTGTGAAGGCCGTCCTGATCAGCGCGGGCCCGGCCCAGACGGCCTCCCTGGTCGGCGTCGCGGCCTCCCGGGGACTCAAGGTGCCGGTCGTCAGCAGCGCGCCCGGATTCGCGCCGCAGCTGATGAAGACCCCCGCAGCCCCCGCCCTGGCGGCCATGCTGCACCTGGTCAGCGCCGCGCCCGCGGTCAGCTCCGACCTGCCCGGGGTCCGCAAGATGGTGGCCGCGTACGGCAAGAAGTACCCGGCCTCCCCGGTGGACTCCGGGGTGCTGTCCGGGTACAACGCCGCCCAACTGCTCGGAGCCGACCTGAAGAAGGCGTGCGCGGCCGGCGGTCTCACGCGCGAGGACGTGGTCGAGGCACACCGCGCGCAGAAGAACGCCGACACCGGACTCGGCTCGCCGCAGGACTTCTCCGACGTGTCACGGCCCGCGGCACTGGAGACCTACGTCCTCAAGCCGGACGCGAAGGCGGTCGGGGCGCTGGTGGACGTCGAGGCCGCGCACCGGGCGCCGGGCGTGACGGACTACCTGGCGAGCCGCTCCTGA
- a CDS encoding branched-chain amino acid ABC transporter permease, which produces MSERIPKGALVLAAALLLCALPFYLDAFWLRIGLFSMAAAIGAVGLGLLTGTAGQLSLGHAFFLAVGAYGYTWLAGEPGPGLPTPLAALLAVLLAGAAGGLFSPVAGRVRGIYLGVATLALVFLGHHVLLTADSVTGGFNGRSVPPLHLGGFSFGDDGPQLVVLGVPFGAEERLWYLGLVLLAGTWWTARGLLRGRPGRALAALRDSETAAAVMGVDVARHRSAAFVVSSMYAGLAGVLLALAFRRVVPDYFGLALSVDYLAMIVIGGLGSVAGAAAGAVFVTALPLLMTRYADQLPLVTAPGTTEGGVGPTEAARYLYGAAIVLVLLYAPDGLRGLVRRVRARPGPASPAPPPTARPTASAVRTKEPTP; this is translated from the coding sequence GTGTCTGAACGGATCCCCAAGGGCGCCCTCGTCCTCGCGGCCGCCCTGCTGCTGTGCGCGCTGCCCTTCTACCTGGACGCCTTCTGGCTGCGCATCGGCCTGTTCTCGATGGCCGCGGCGATCGGCGCCGTCGGCCTCGGCCTGCTCACCGGCACCGCGGGCCAGCTCTCGCTGGGCCACGCCTTCTTCCTCGCGGTGGGCGCCTACGGCTACACCTGGCTGGCGGGCGAACCGGGCCCCGGCCTGCCGACCCCGCTCGCCGCCCTCCTCGCCGTCCTGCTCGCCGGGGCGGCGGGCGGCCTGTTCAGTCCGGTCGCCGGACGGGTGCGCGGCATCTACCTGGGTGTCGCCACGCTGGCCCTGGTCTTCCTCGGCCACCATGTGCTGCTCACCGCCGACTCCGTCACCGGCGGCTTCAACGGCCGGTCCGTGCCCCCGCTGCACCTCGGCGGCTTCTCCTTCGGCGACGACGGTCCGCAACTGGTCGTGCTCGGCGTGCCCTTCGGGGCCGAGGAACGCCTGTGGTACCTCGGCCTCGTCCTGCTGGCCGGCACCTGGTGGACCGCGCGCGGCCTGCTGCGCGGACGCCCCGGGCGGGCCCTCGCGGCCCTGCGCGACAGCGAGACGGCCGCGGCGGTGATGGGCGTCGACGTCGCCCGCCACCGCTCGGCGGCCTTCGTGGTGTCGTCGATGTACGCCGGCCTGGCCGGGGTCCTGCTCGCGCTGGCCTTCCGCCGGGTCGTCCCCGACTACTTCGGCCTGGCCCTCTCGGTCGACTACCTCGCGATGATCGTCATCGGCGGCCTCGGCTCGGTCGCCGGAGCCGCGGCGGGCGCCGTCTTCGTCACCGCGCTGCCCCTGCTGATGACCCGGTACGCCGACCAGCTGCCGCTGGTCACGGCACCCGGCACCACCGAGGGCGGCGTGGGACCGACCGAGGCCGCCCGCTACCTCTACGGCGCGGCGATCGTCCTGGTCCTGCTGTACGCCCCCGACGGACTGCGCGGCCTCGTCCGCCGCGTCCGCGCCCGGCCGGGCCCCGCCTCCCCGGCCCCGCCGCCCACCGCCCGTCCGACCGCTTCCGCCGTCCGAACCAAGGAGCCCACCCCGTGA
- a CDS encoding branched-chain amino acid ABC transporter permease yields MTAFLDSVLTGLALGAVYALVALGFVVIFKASGVLNFAHGSLLLFGGYLIAVLHDDLGFAGALAVSVLATAALAGALDRLLLQRGDPDPQAAHVQTIVTIGVDIVLLTDLSRRIGGDLLTLGDPWGDSVTRLGPVTVADSRLAAIAVSALAIAAVFALFRRTSWGLALRAAAEDTEAAALMGVRLSRVRMLAWCLAGALAALAAVFLAAFPAPGLERATGQIALKAFPAAILGGLASPPGALAGSLLIGLTEALAAGYQSELHVLGEGFGDVAPYAVMVAVLLVRPTGLFGAKGTARV; encoded by the coding sequence ATGACCGCCTTCCTGGACAGCGTCCTCACCGGCCTCGCCCTCGGCGCCGTCTACGCGCTGGTCGCCCTCGGCTTCGTCGTCATCTTCAAGGCCTCGGGCGTGCTCAACTTCGCCCACGGCTCGCTGCTGCTGTTCGGCGGCTACCTCATCGCCGTCCTGCACGACGACCTCGGTTTCGCGGGCGCCCTCGCGGTGTCCGTCCTGGCGACCGCCGCTCTCGCGGGCGCGCTGGACCGGCTGCTGCTGCAACGGGGCGACCCCGATCCCCAGGCCGCCCACGTGCAGACCATCGTCACCATCGGCGTGGATATCGTGCTGCTCACCGACCTGTCCCGGCGCATCGGCGGTGACCTGCTGACCCTCGGCGACCCCTGGGGCGACTCGGTGACCCGGCTGGGCCCGGTGACCGTGGCCGACAGCAGGCTCGCCGCGATCGCCGTCTCCGCGCTCGCCATCGCCGCCGTCTTCGCCCTGTTCCGCCGTACGTCCTGGGGGCTCGCGCTGCGGGCCGCCGCCGAGGACACCGAGGCCGCAGCCCTGATGGGCGTACGGCTGAGCCGGGTGCGGATGCTCGCCTGGTGCCTGGCCGGTGCGCTGGCCGCCCTGGCCGCCGTGTTCCTCGCCGCGTTCCCCGCCCCCGGGCTGGAGCGGGCCACCGGCCAGATCGCCCTCAAGGCCTTCCCGGCGGCCATCCTCGGCGGCCTGGCCTCCCCGCCCGGCGCCCTGGCGGGCAGCCTGCTGATCGGTCTGACCGAGGCGCTGGCGGCCGGCTACCAGTCCGAACTGCACGTCCTCGGAGAGGGGTTCGGCGACGTGGCCCCGTACGCGGTCATGGTGGCCGTCCTGCTGGTCCGGCCCACCGGCCTCTTCGGAGCGAAGGGAACGGCCCGTGTCTGA
- a CDS encoding ABC transporter ATP-binding protein gives MPGVPPQERPALHVEGLDVTYGRALSALRSVSLTVPHGAVVALLGANGAGKSTLLRAVSGTLRLHRGTVTAGLVRYGDTVLDGRDPVAAVRAGVVQVPEGRRVFAGLTVEENLRSGGLGLGRRAPGQVREARDRVYTLFPVLAERGRQAAGLLSGGEQQMLAIGRALMAAPRLLLLDEPSLGLAPRMVFRIAEVVREINTQGTAVLLVEQNAGMALSLADHAYVLEVGEVRLSGAADDLARTDAVRRLYLGDDAGDQGAA, from the coding sequence ATGCCCGGAGTACCCCCGCAGGAGCGCCCCGCGCTGCACGTCGAAGGGCTCGACGTGACGTACGGACGGGCCCTGTCGGCCCTGCGTTCCGTGTCCCTGACCGTCCCGCACGGCGCGGTCGTGGCGCTGCTGGGCGCCAACGGCGCCGGCAAGTCCACCCTGCTGCGGGCGGTGTCGGGCACCCTGCGCCTGCACCGCGGCACCGTCACGGCCGGCCTCGTCCGCTACGGGGACACGGTCCTCGACGGCCGTGACCCGGTCGCCGCGGTGCGGGCGGGTGTCGTCCAGGTCCCGGAGGGGCGCCGGGTCTTCGCGGGGCTGACCGTTGAGGAGAACCTGCGCTCGGGAGGCCTCGGCCTCGGGCGGCGCGCCCCCGGACAGGTGCGGGAGGCCCGCGACCGCGTGTACACGCTCTTCCCCGTGCTCGCCGAACGCGGCCGGCAGGCGGCCGGTCTGCTGTCCGGGGGAGAGCAGCAGATGCTGGCCATCGGCCGGGCCCTGATGGCCGCCCCCCGGCTGCTGCTGCTCGACGAGCCCTCGCTCGGTCTGGCCCCCCGCATGGTGTTCCGGATCGCCGAGGTGGTCCGCGAGATCAACACCCAGGGCACGGCCGTCCTCCTGGTCGAGCAGAACGCGGGCATGGCGCTGTCCCTCGCCGACCACGCCTACGTCCTGGAAGTGGGCGAGGTCCGGCTGTCCGGTGCGGCCGACGACCTCGCGCGCACGGACGCGGTGCGGCGCCTCTACCTCGGTGACGACGCCGGCGACCAGGGGGCCGCGTGA